In Camelus dromedarius isolate mCamDro1 chromosome 24, mCamDro1.pat, whole genome shotgun sequence, one genomic interval encodes:
- the LOC105099771 gene encoding testisin yields the protein MADQLLPAYFMLLGSVSSYSQANKPQGLRAPVQFITHLSFLEERGTGDIALLQLALLVTFSDLILPVCLSKPRDPLDHHTWYWATSWGNIRTGLDLGHLYHKYTSIPSQEPNILQDQKDICGGAPQPSTGAGGRRGGAKRREKRPWTRGSGRCCWRSCWCRSKSGGRRCRMRNCCFQVSRTRRCSHVTDGPLREGRAPAAHVGRVPSVPVFLCCATPGHAVPQGVPSLRAPRWLRVGEVDPPSAAQPRVRLSIPGPCGQRSIPTRIVGGKDTELGRWPWQASLRLWGSHHCGGSLLNRRWVLSAAHCFEKNNDPYEWTAQFGELSAMPSIWNLQAYYNRYQVEQIFLSHGYMGGSSSDIALLKLSTSVNYNKYIQPICVLANNYEFENRTDCWVTGWGDIKEDQGLPSPYILQEVEVGIINTTMCNHLFSLPSFRHDIWGDMVCAGDPQGDKDACFGDSGGPLACEKKGVWYQIGIVSWGVGCGRPNRPGVYTNVSSHYEWIRMVMVKNSIHRPDLSPPLLLLPLLWAPPFLLLA from the exons ggacCAGCTGCTGCCTGCCTACTTCATGCTGCTGGGCTCCGTCTCCTCCTACTCCCAGGCCAACAAGCCCCAGGGACTCCGAGCCCCGGTCCAGTTCATCACCCACCTGAGCTTTTTGGAAGAGCGGGGCACTGGGGACATCGCCCTGCTGCAGCTGGCCTTACTTGTCACTTTCAGCGACCTCATTCTTCCAGTCTGCCTTTCCAAACCCAGAGACCCTCTGGATCACCACACCTGGTACTGGGCCACCAGCTGGGGGAATATCAGAACAGGTCTAG ACTTGGGACATCTATACCACAAGTACACCAGCATCCCCAGCCAGGAGCCCAACATCCTTCAGGACCAGAAGGACATCTGTGGG gggGCGCCCCAGCCCAGCACCGGAGCAGGCGGAAGAAGAGGGGGCGCTAAGCGGCGAGAGAAGAGGCCATGGACGCGCGGGTCGGGGCGCTGCTGCTGGCGCAGCTGTTGGTGCAGATCGAAGTCGGGAGGCAGG CGTTGCAGGATGAGGAACTGCTGCTTCCAG GTTTCCAGAACTCGTCGTTGCTCACATGTAACTGATGGGCCCCTGAGGGAGGGGCGGGCACCTGCGGCCCACGTGGGGCGGGTCCCCAGCGTCCCTGTCTTCCTCTGCTGCGCGACCCCAGGACACGCGGTTCCCCAGGGAGTCCCTTCCCTTCGCGCACCCCGGTGGCTGAGGGTGGGCGAGGTGGACCCGCCTTCTGCAGCTCAGCCCCGTGTCCGTCTGTCCATCCCAGGGCCTTGCGGCCAACGGAGCATCCCGACACGCATAGTGGGTGGAAAGGACACGGAGCTGGGGCGCTGGCCGTGGCAGGCCAGCCTGCGCCTCTGGGGCAGCCACCACTGCGGAGGGAGCCTGCTCAACCGCCGCTGGGTGCTCTCGGCCGCGCACTGCTTCGAAAA GAACAATGATCCCTACGAATGGACAGCCCAGTTTGGTGAGCTATCCGCCATGCCATCCATTTGGAACCTACAGGCCTATTACAACCGTTACCAGGTGGAGCAGATTTTTTTGAGCCACGGATACATGGGGGGTTCCTCGTCTGACATTGCCCTGTTGAAGCTGTCCACCTCTGTCAACTACAATAAGTACATCCAGCCCATCTGTGTCCTGGCCAACAACTACGAGTTCGAGAACCGGACTGACTGCTGGGTGACCGGCTGGGGGGACATCAAAGAAGATCAAG GACTGCCATCTCCTTACATCCTCCAGGAAGTGGAGGTCGGCATCATAAACACCACCATGTGTAACCACCTGTTCTCCCTGCCCTCTTTCCGCCATGACATCTGGGGAGACATGGTTTGTGCTGGCGATCCTCAAGGCGACAAGGATGCTTGCTTT GGTGACTCAGGCGGACCCTTGGCCTGCGAAAAGAAAGGGGTGTGGTATCAGATTGGAATCGTGAGCTGGGGAGTGGGCTGCGGTAGGCCGAACCGGCCCGGCGTCTACACCAACGTTAGCTCGCACTACGAATGGATCCGAATGGTTATGGTCAAAAACAGCATTCACAGGCCAGACCTCAGCCCGCCGCTgctgctcctccctctgctctgggcTCCCCCATTCCTTCTGCTGGCCTGA